Genomic segment of Streptomyces sp. NA02950:
CGGACGGCGTTCCGTACAACCTGGAGGGCGTGGTGCCGGTGCTCGGGGCGCTCTTCGGCGCGCTGGACCTCGACCGCCCCGATGTCGTCGGGAACTCGCTCGGCGGACTGCTCGCCCTGGAACTGGGCCGGGTCGGTCTCGTACGCTCCGTCACCGCGCTCGCCCCGGCCCGGTTCTGGAACGAGACCGAGCGCCGCTACGCCTTCGGGGTGCTGAACGCGATGCGGCTGGGCGCGCGGACGCTGCCACCGCCGCTGGTGGAGCGGCTGGCCCGGAGCGCGGCCGGGCGGGCGGCACTCACCGGGACCATCTACGCCCGCCCCGGGCGGCGTTCACCGGAGGCGGTGGTGGCCGAGACCCGGGCGATGCGCGAGGCGGTGGGCTTCGAGGCGACGCTCGCCGCCGGGGGCACCGGGCTGTTCACCGAGGACGTACCCGATGTGCCGGTCACCATCGGCTGGGGATCGCGCGACCGGGTGCTGCTGCGCCGTCAGGGGGTGCGCGCCAAGCGCGTGATCCCCGGGGCGCGGCTGGTGCGGCTGCCCGGCTGCGGCCATGTCCCGATGAACGACGATCCGGCGCTGGTGGCACGCGTGATCCTGGACGGCAGCCGCTGACCGACGGCCGCCCCCGGCCCCGGACGGCGGGTGTCCGGTGGTCGGGGGGATCGCCCGGCGCCGCCCACTTCCCCCGGCACGGGGGCCGGTTGTTCACTGTCCGTTCGAGCATGGGGCATCTCGCACCGATAGCAACGACAGCGGCAAGCGGCAACGCACGGCACAGCGGTTCTTCGATCACACGGGAGGTTCCACATGGCGCGGGATTCCGACAGGCGGATGGGGCGGCGGGCGGTACTGCGGGGTTCGGCGGCCGCCTCGGCGGCACTCACCCTCCCCGCCATGGCACCGGCCGCGCCCGCCCAGGCGCTGTCCGGGCGGCCGAGCGCCCGATGGGGCGTCCAGGTGGGCGATGTGACGATGTCCTCCGGGCTGGTGTGGGTGCGCTCCGACCGCCCCGCCCGGATGATCGTCGAGACCTCCGCGACCGAGTCCTTCACCCGGCCCCATCGCCGGCAGGGGCCGCTGGTGGGCCCCGGCACCGACTTCACCGGCCGTACCGCGCTGAGCGGACTGCCGTCCGGCAGTCAGGTGCACTACCGGGTGCTGCTCGCCGACCCCGACGATCCGCGCCGCACCGGAGAGCCGGTGTACGGCACGTTCCGCACCGTCTCCGCCCGCCGCCGCGAGGGGGTACGCTTTGTCTGGTCCGGCGATCTGGCCGGTCAGGGCTGGGGCATCAACCCCGACCACGGCGGCTTCCGCATCTTCGAGGAGATGCGGCGCCGCGACCCTGACTTCTTCCTGTGCAGCGGTGACAACATCTACGCCGACGGCGTATTGCCCGAGAGCGTCACCCTGCCGGACGGTTCCACCTGGCGGAACGTGGTCACCCCGGAGAAGACCAAGGTGGCCGAAACCCTCGACGAGTTCCGCGGCGCCTTCCGCTACAACCTGCTGGACGCCCCCCTGCGCCGGTTCCACGCCCAGGTGCCGACCATCACCCAGTGGGACGACCACGAGGTGCTCAACAACTGGTACCCGGGCGAGATCCTGACCGACGCCCGCTACACCGAGAAGAACGTGGATGTGCTGGCGGCCCGCGCGCGGCGGGCGTTCGCCGAGTACTTCCCCATCGGCACCCTGCGCCCCGACGCCCAGGGACGGGTCTACCGGGTACTGCGCCACGGCCCGCTGCTGGACGTCTTCGTCCTGGACTGCCGCACCTACCGCAACGCCAACTCGCCCGGCCGCCAGCCGGAGGACACCCAGGGCATCCTGGGCGCGGAGCAGCTGACCTGGCTCAAGCGGGAACTGTCGCGGTCGCGGGCGGTGTGGAAGGTGATCGCCTGCGATATGCCGCTGGGCCTGGTGGTGCCGGACGGCAGCACCGACATCGAGGCGGTGGCACAGGGCGACCCGGGCGCACCGCTGGGCCGTGAACTCCAGCTGGCCGAACTGCTGCGCCACATCAAGCACCGCAAGATCACCGGCACCGTGTGGCTGACGGCCGATGTGCACTACACCTCGGCGCAGCACTACGACCCCTCGCGGGCGGCGTTCAAGGACTTCGCGCCGTTCTGGGAGTTCGTCTCCGGACCGCTGAACGCGGGCGCCTTCCCCGCGGTGAAGCTGGACGGCACCTTCGGGCCCGAGCAGCCCTTCGTCAAGGCGCCGACCCGGGCGAATGTGTCGCCCGCCGAGGGCTTCCAGTTCTACGGCGAGGTGGACATCGACGGGGACAGCGGTGAGATGACCGTCCGGCTGCGCGAGGACGGCGGAAAGGTGCTGTTCACCAAGGTGCTGCGGCCGGGGCTGGTCGGCCAGTAGCCGTCCGCCGCGGTACGCCGCGCGGTGCGCCCGCCGCGCGGCGTACGGTACGGCCATGACGTCCACCGGCGGCCCGGGGCCTCCCGGCGCTCCTGACCCTCCCGGCGCTTCTGGCGCCCCTGGCACTCCTGGCGCTCGTGGTTCCGCGTTCCGCCTCACCTATCCGGAGGTGGGCGCCACCCGGCGGTGGCCGCTGCCGGACGGCTACCACCATCTGCGGGTGCGCACCGCCATCGGCCACGGGCCCGCGGTCTTCGAGCGGGCCGGACAGGCGGTGCTGGACTGGCGGATGCACCGGGCGGTCGGGGTCTCCATCCGCTCCGGGGAGCCGGTCGCCACCCCGGGGCGGCCGGTCGTGGTGGGGCTGGGCATGGGGCCACTGCGGCTGCGGGCGCCGTGCGAGGTGGTGTGGACGGTCGCGGACGGAACCCGTACCGGCTTCGGCTACGGCACGCTGCCGGGCCATCCGGAACGCGGCGAGGAGTCGTTCGTGGTGGGTAGGGAATCGGACGATTCCGTGGTGTTGACGGTGACGGCGTTCAGCCGCCCGGCAACGTGGTACACGCTGATGGCGGGGCCGCTGGTGCCCTTCTTCCAGCGGGCCTACGCACGGCGCTGCGGCCGGGTGCTGCGGCGACTGACCACCGAGTAAACGGAACTTCCACCTTCAATGGTTGGATTCCGGACAAAACAGAATCTTCCCATCAAACCATCACTTAACCCTCTGGACACATGGTGTTTGTGATCAGGCAACACCCTTGCGCGAAGGTGTTATCCATGACCTCTCGCGCGAACTGCCCACACCCCTCCCGCCACCGCCGCCACTGGCGGCGGGAACTGGTCGAACTGGCCGCCCTGTTCACCGCGGTGGCGGTCGCCGACACCGCGGCCAACACGGTGGTCCACGGTCCGGACGGACCGGTGCTGCTCATCGCGTCCGCCGTGGCACTGCTCGGCACGACCGCCTTCCACATATGGTGGCCACGACGCCACGGCCGTACGCCACCGGGCGACTCACCCTCGCCCGCGGACGGCGCGCGGACCGCCGCCCCCGCGGGCGCCCCGGAGACCGAACAACCCGAAGACACCGCGCTGTGGCGGATGCGCACCACCGTTCGGGACGAGCCCGGCACCCTGGCCGCGCTGTGCGCGGCGCTGGCCGGGCACCGGGTCGACATCCTCGCACTCCAGACCCATCCGCTCGCCGACGGCACGGTGGACGAGTTCCTGATCCGCTCCCCCGAGACCCTGCCCGCCGCCGAGCTGACCCGCGCGGTCGCGGCCGCGGGCGGCAGCGACACCTGGATCGAGCGGGCCGACACCCACGACCTGGTGGACGCCCCCACCCGGGTGCTGACCCTGGCCACCCGCACCGCGCTGGACGGCGCCGAACTCCCGCTGGCGCTGCGGCAGTTGCTGGGCCGCTGCACCATCCACTCGCTGCCCGCCAAGTCCCTCACCGGGCGCAGCCTCGACGGCACCCCGCCGGTCGAGGGGGTGCTGGAGGAGACGGTGATGCGGCTGCGCGACCCGTCCGGCGGCGCGATCATCATCGAGCGGCCGCATCTGCCGTTCACCCCGACCGAATTCGCCCGGGCCCGCGCCCTGGTGGAGCTGGACGCCCGGCTGGGCCCGCGCATCCCGCACCGCAGCGATGTGCTGACCCTGCCCGAGGGCAATGCGATCACCGTGCGCCGCGCGGACACCGGCGATCTGCCCGCCGCCAGCGCGATGCACGGCCGCTGCTCCCCCGAGACGCTCGGCCTGCGTTACCACGGCCCGATCGGTGACGCCGACCGCTACCTGGGCCATCTGCTCAGCCCCCGCTTCGGCCGGACCCTGGCCGCCTACACCGCGTCCGGACGGCTGGTGGCCCTCGGCCATCTGCTGTGGGACGGGGACGAGACCGAGGTCGCGCTGGTCGTCGAGGACGACTGGCAGCGGCGCGGTGTCGGCGGCCAACTGCTGCGGCGGCTGGTGGCGATGGCCGCCGAGACCGGCTGCGACAGCGTCTACGCCGTCACCCAGTCGGCCAACACCGGGATGGTGGCGGCCATGCGCTCCCTGGAACTGCCGCTGGACTACCAGATCGAGCAGGGCACCCTGGTGATCACCGCCCGGCTCAGCCCGGCACCGGCGTCCGCTCCGGCTCCGACGCCGCTTCCGGCACCCGCGCGGCCGCACGGGCACTGAGCGCCCGGTCCAGATCGCCCCACAGATCCTCGACGTCCTCCAGGCCGACCGAC
This window contains:
- a CDS encoding alpha/beta fold hydrolase codes for the protein MASTISFPVDTPGGPRTARVVHERRGAGRPLVLLHGIGHHWQAWEPVLDILAVERDVIAVDLPGFGASPALPDGVPYNLEGVVPVLGALFGALDLDRPDVVGNSLGGLLALELGRVGLVRSVTALAPARFWNETERRYAFGVLNAMRLGARTLPPPLVERLARSAAGRAALTGTIYARPGRRSPEAVVAETRAMREAVGFEATLAAGGTGLFTEDVPDVPVTIGWGSRDRVLLRRQGVRAKRVIPGARLVRLPGCGHVPMNDDPALVARVILDGSR
- a CDS encoding alkaline phosphatase, translating into MARDSDRRMGRRAVLRGSAAASAALTLPAMAPAAPAQALSGRPSARWGVQVGDVTMSSGLVWVRSDRPARMIVETSATESFTRPHRRQGPLVGPGTDFTGRTALSGLPSGSQVHYRVLLADPDDPRRTGEPVYGTFRTVSARRREGVRFVWSGDLAGQGWGINPDHGGFRIFEEMRRRDPDFFLCSGDNIYADGVLPESVTLPDGSTWRNVVTPEKTKVAETLDEFRGAFRYNLLDAPLRRFHAQVPTITQWDDHEVLNNWYPGEILTDARYTEKNVDVLAARARRAFAEYFPIGTLRPDAQGRVYRVLRHGPLLDVFVLDCRTYRNANSPGRQPEDTQGILGAEQLTWLKRELSRSRAVWKVIACDMPLGLVVPDGSTDIEAVAQGDPGAPLGRELQLAELLRHIKHRKITGTVWLTADVHYTSAQHYDPSRAAFKDFAPFWEFVSGPLNAGAFPAVKLDGTFGPEQPFVKAPTRANVSPAEGFQFYGEVDIDGDSGEMTVRLREDGGKVLFTKVLRPGLVGQ
- a CDS encoding DUF1990 family protein yields the protein MGATRRWPLPDGYHHLRVRTAIGHGPAVFERAGQAVLDWRMHRAVGVSIRSGEPVATPGRPVVVGLGMGPLRLRAPCEVVWTVADGTRTGFGYGTLPGHPERGEESFVVGRESDDSVVLTVTAFSRPATWYTLMAGPLVPFFQRAYARRCGRVLRRLTTE
- a CDS encoding GNAT family N-acetyltransferase, producing MTSRANCPHPSRHRRHWRRELVELAALFTAVAVADTAANTVVHGPDGPVLLIASAVALLGTTAFHIWWPRRHGRTPPGDSPSPADGARTAAPAGAPETEQPEDTALWRMRTTVRDEPGTLAALCAALAGHRVDILALQTHPLADGTVDEFLIRSPETLPAAELTRAVAAAGGSDTWIERADTHDLVDAPTRVLTLATRTALDGAELPLALRQLLGRCTIHSLPAKSLTGRSLDGTPPVEGVLEETVMRLRDPSGGAIIIERPHLPFTPTEFARARALVELDARLGPRIPHRSDVLTLPEGNAITVRRADTGDLPAASAMHGRCSPETLGLRYHGPIGDADRYLGHLLSPRFGRTLAAYTASGRLVALGHLLWDGDETEVALVVEDDWQRRGVGGQLLRRLVAMAAETGCDSVYAVTQSANTGMVAAMRSLELPLDYQIEQGTLVITARLSPAPASAPAPTPLPAPARPHGH